One region of Gammaproteobacteria bacterium genomic DNA includes:
- a CDS encoding zinc ribbon domain-containing protein has translation MPTYDYRCETTGEIFEVRHSMNESITTWSELCEISGREVGNVPGDSPVTKLATGGNVVSSKSLGNKVPPCGAGGGCSGGACGFNG, from the coding sequence ATGCCAACCTATGATTATCGCTGCGAGACGACAGGGGAAATTTTTGAAGTGCGTCATAGCATGAACGAAAGTATTACTACCTGGTCGGAGCTTTGTGAGATTAGTGGACGCGAAGTTGGCAATGTACCAGGCGACTCACCGGTAACAAAGTTGGCTACAGGTGGAAATGTCGTCAGCAGCAAGAGCCTGGGAAATAAGGTTCCCCCTTGCGGTGCTGGTGGTGGTTGTTCTGGAGGAGCGTGCGGCTTTAACGGATAG
- a CDS encoding ATP-binding protein, giving the protein MTEEYTEKKPKRFKRAPLPFAWFGFAIAAVCLGYFYLISNQQRMLDWNIDPSMAATTTQLWILFAFILAIILEAVRFQRQKRYFDRQVENYEARLNDLLLGKNKLQNKVHKYADHADKLKMFISDRLLEYIEYDEKFLHFRHIASEVRHNGVISYDKVNTALRRAMRELKTEDTVTYEEALRAMSYLWDLLDLSTTDNIAMYIANKIYESEEHYYRQLLDDQQENPYSPTFSTRLAVIHSLDAFIINRDSALPPEGKRSEVYQYQDQYFWVKLDYAGELLGNENYIILLLENLINNALYYHNSKRYGHKYSRIAVRLTRNGKYAKLSVYNSGPNIEPEIQDEIFKLGFSTKRTKGHHGKGLGLYFVNEIVTGYEGELKIRNYVNKPETYVIRFEQNNGETMNQIINVILDERKKPQCSIKGDEEDTTEVVYKLAHKVQSLEISVQSSQKTFLANRLGKDGKTVLLDPQNPDKPRWCIEVHHLKAGDRIHFRPLDVTGVEFNILIPTADSRLDADYHELDEAKIDELENPSIEFIDTNPFQ; this is encoded by the coding sequence ATTAGCAATCAACAACGGATGCTGGACTGGAATATAGATCCAAGCATGGCCGCCACGACAACACAACTCTGGATATTATTTGCATTTATTCTGGCCATAATATTGGAAGCCGTACGTTTCCAACGCCAAAAACGCTATTTCGATCGACAGGTGGAAAACTATGAGGCACGTCTGAATGATTTGCTACTAGGCAAAAACAAGCTACAGAACAAAGTACACAAATATGCCGACCATGCAGACAAGCTAAAAATGTTCATCAGTGATCGATTGTTGGAATATATCGAATATGACGAAAAGTTTCTCCACTTCCGCCATATCGCCTCCGAGGTCCGACACAACGGCGTTATCAGTTACGATAAAGTCAATACGGCGCTTAGACGCGCCATGCGTGAGTTAAAAACTGAAGATACCGTCACCTACGAAGAAGCATTGCGGGCCATGAGCTATTTATGGGATTTATTGGATCTTTCCACCACCGATAATATTGCAATGTATATTGCGAACAAAATTTACGAAAGCGAAGAACACTATTATCGACAACTGCTCGATGATCAACAGGAAAACCCCTACTCTCCAACCTTCTCCACCCGTCTGGCGGTAATACATAGTCTGGATGCATTCATCATTAATCGCGACAGCGCACTACCGCCAGAAGGTAAACGCAGCGAAGTGTACCAATACCAGGACCAATATTTCTGGGTCAAACTCGACTATGCTGGCGAATTACTCGGCAATGAAAATTATATAATTCTATTGCTTGAAAATCTGATCAACAATGCACTCTACTATCACAACAGCAAACGTTATGGGCACAAATATTCTCGTATTGCGGTAAGACTAACCCGCAACGGAAAGTATGCAAAACTATCGGTGTATAATAGCGGCCCAAACATCGAACCAGAAATTCAGGATGAGATTTTCAAACTTGGATTTTCCACCAAACGTACCAAGGGTCATCATGGCAAAGGACTCGGCCTCTATTTCGTAAACGAGATTGTGACCGGCTATGAAGGCGAACTAAAAATTCGCAATTACGTCAACAAACCGGAAACCTACGTCATACGCTTTGAACAAAATAATGGCGAAACCATGAACCAGATTATTAATGTCATTTTAGATGAACGGAAGAAGCCACAATGCTCGATCAAAGGTGACGAAGAGGATACCACTGAAGTCGTCTACAAGCTGGCGCACAAAGTACAGAGTCTCGAAATATCTGTTCAATCAAGCCAGAAAACCTTTCTCGCCAATCGACTAGGAAAAGATGGCAAGACGGTTCTACTTGATCCCCAAAATCCAGACAAACCTAGATGGTGTATTGAAGTCCATCATCTCAAGGCCGGAGACCGTATACACTTTCGTCCCCTCGATGTCACCGGTGTTGAATTCAATATTCTCATTCCAACTGCGGACTCGCGACTTGATGCTGACTATCATGAATTAGATGAAGCAAAAATAGATGAGCTCGAAAATCCCAGTATCGAGTTCATAGACACCAATCCTTTCCAATAA
- a CDS encoding TlpA family protein disulfide reductase translates to MTPYFPFLFRMIGLALVLLSTSVYSADTKQLFGKQQPGFTLTNLEGQVQSESDWQNKVLVINFWASWCTPCRKEIPLFNRLQKEYGPDGVQFIGIAVDTRDAVLKFIQKTPIDYPVFFGTQEATRLTQDYGNTAGVLPYTVFVDRRGRIQTLAPGQLNETYTRKHLEKLL, encoded by the coding sequence ATGACACCTTATTTTCCGTTTTTGTTTCGAATGATCGGATTGGCTTTAGTCTTATTGTCAACATCGGTCTACTCAGCGGATACGAAGCAACTATTCGGAAAACAACAGCCAGGTTTCACCTTGACCAACCTGGAAGGACAAGTACAGAGTGAAAGTGACTGGCAGAACAAAGTCTTGGTGATCAACTTCTGGGCCAGCTGGTGCACCCCATGTCGTAAGGAAATCCCGTTGTTTAATCGCCTTCAGAAAGAATACGGGCCAGATGGTGTCCAGTTTATCGGGATTGCAGTTGATACTCGGGACGCAGTGCTTAAATTCATACAAAAAACACCTATTGACTATCCTGTGTTTTTTGGAACTCAGGAAGCAACCCGTCTCACGCAAGACTATGGAAACACGGCTGGTGTGCTCCCTTACACAGTCTTTGTTGACCGCCGCGGCCGGATACAAACCTTAGCGCCTGGCCAGCTAAATGAGACCTATACGCGTAAACACCTGGAAAAATTACTTTAA